A segment of the Prochlorococcus sp. RS04 genome:
CCATAAGTCTTACTCCTCTTAGTTGATTTATTAAAGGCATATGTCCATCGGGAGCATCCAATGACCAGCAAAAAGATCCAGGATATCTAGTCCATAAGCCCTCTTTTTTCCACCCTATTTTCGGCCACATTAATTCATATTTTTTCCCTACTGATTTTAATATCTTTGCTTGAATTGAAAATCCAAATCTACCAGTAGAATAAATAGTCCATAATCTATCTATTGTTTCTAGATCTATTCCTGACATATTTTTAACTTCACTGTAAAAAACATATCCACGTTTTTCCGCTAATTTTCCAGCTAATTTTCGTAAGTAGGAACTAGTTAATCTATCTGCATCTTCAAACTTTTGCTCAACTAACAACAATTGCAATTCCTCATAATTAATATCAATATCTGAATATGTATTAAACCAATTATTGAATTTAGAGTTTTCAAAGAATTCTGCCTTAAATTTTTTTAAAACTTGCAATATCCAACCAGCAGCCCAGTCATCTCCTTCT
Coding sequences within it:
- a CDS encoding GUN4 domain-containing protein, which produces MNNKEQDNYSNATLDLIKKFVDSNQRKRINSLTQIESEVENIFNLGPSLFDMFDKEGDDWAAGWILQVLKKFKAEFFENSKFNNWFNTYSDIDINYEELQLLLVEQKFEDADRLTSSYLRKLAGKLAEKRGYVFYSEVKNMSGIDLETIDRLWTIYSTGRFGFSIQAKILKSVGKKYELMWPKIGWKKEGLWTRYPGSFCWSLDAPDGHMPLINQLRGVRLMDSILRHPAISKRHNNIL